The genomic segment GGCCCGGGCGACGGAGGCGCGGTTCACGGCGCGGGTGGCGAGCTGGGTGAGGTCGCCGGGCACCGGGGAGAGCAGGTCGGGGCGGGCCCGCAGCAGCTCGGCGAGTTCGCCGTCACCGCGGCTGCGCAGCTCCTCGGCGAGCGTGCGCGGCCCGGCGCCGGCGCCCGCACCGGTGCCGGTGCTGCCGCCGGCGGCGCCGGCTCGTCCGGCCGGGCCGGTCTCTGCGGGCACGCGCGCCTCCCCGTTCCGCTCGGTCGTCATCCGACTCACAGTAGCGTTCGCGCCGGGGGTCGGGCCCCGCGCGCACCCCCGGACGGGCGGGGCGCACTCCGGCGCGAGCCGCGGCGCGGCGCCGGTGGCGGCGGCGGGCGGCACACCGCCGGAGCTGCGGCGCGTGCCCGCTTCCGGCGCGGCGGAAGCGGGTACCGTCGGGTGAGGCGGTCACCAACAGTGCACACCCGCAGGGGATTTCGTGGGGATCGAAAGCGATCAGCTCGTTCTGGACTATCTGAGCCGGGTCGGGGATCTGGCCCAGCAACGGCAGCTGTCGTCCGGGGACCGGATGCGCCTGGTGTCACAGTTGCGCCAGGAGATCGAACAACAGCGCACCAAGGCCGCCGACAGCCCGGGCGCGGTGAAACGCATCCTGGGCCGCCTCGGCTCCCCGGAGGACGTGGTCCGCGAGGCGGGCGGCCGGGCCCCCGGCGAGACGGACGGGGGGAGCACGGGGCGCGGGGGAGACGCGCCGGAACGACCGGTGCACCGGCCGGTGACGGAGGCAGGCCGGGAGGACGGACCCGGCGCGGGACGGAAGCCCGGCCGGACCGGCAAAGCCGGCGGAAGGAACGGCGGACGGAGACCCGGGCGCGGCGCCGACCCCTCGGCCGGGGCCGGGGCGGCCGCCGGGGGAGACCCGGACGGCCGCTCCACGCTGGGGCGGCTCGGCGCCCTCGCGAGGCGCGCGGGCCTCATCGGCGGCACCGAGGTCCCGGCGCCCCGCGACGGTGTGGGGAAACCCCCCGCGGAACCGCCCGTGGTCCCCGTCATCCCGCTGACCGGCCCCATGCCGCCCCACCTGGCGGGCGAGGACGAACTGCGCGGGGCCGACGGCACGGAGTGGTGGCGCGTCGAACCCGGCCCGTTCGGCACCGCGCGGCCCGGCGGGTCCGGGTTCGCCGCCGGGCACTTCGGCGCCGGCGACTCCGTACCGGGCTTCACCGGTGGCATCGAGATCCCCGAGATACTGAAACCGCCGCCGCAGAAGCCGTTCGAGACCGATCCGTTGGCGGCGGCCGGAGCGGTTGGCGGCGCGGAGGCGGGTGCGGACCCGGACGGGGCGGAGGAACTCCCCGCCCGCCGCGGCCTGTTCCGCCGCTCCGGGGGCGCCGCGCCCGGGCGCGCCGGCACCCCCAGCCCGCTGCTGCTGCTCGCCGCGGCGCTGCTGGTCGGCGGGGCGGTGTTCGGTTCGCTGCTCGCCCTGGCCGCGGGCTGGCTCATCGCCTACGCCGGCCCCCGCCTCAGCCGTACGGAGGCCAAGTGGGCCGTGCTCGTCCTGCCGGGGCTGGTCGCCGGGGGAGCGCTGGTGTGGCTGTGGGGCCGGATGGATGGACAGTGGGGCGAGCGGATCCGGGACGGCGAGATGAGCACCGCGCTCACCGAGACCTGGCCGGTCGCCCTGCGCGCGGCGGCCGTGGCCTCGGCCGTGTTCCTGGTCTGGCGCGCGAGGCGGCGGCCGCGCGGCTGAGCGTGAGCGGGGGCCGGCCGCGGAGCTCGGTCCGCCGGGCTCGGCCCGCCGGGGCGGGGCTCCCGGCCGGGCGGCCCGGAGGCCCCTCTCGCGCCCCGGGCACAATGGCCGTATGGCATCGCATCCCCAGCCCCCGACGGTCGGCTTCGACCTCGACATGACGCTGATCGACTCCCGGCCCGGGATCAAGGCCGCCTTCGATGTGCTCGCCGACCTCACCGGGACGTCCATCGACACCGATCTCGTCGTCTCCCGGCTCGGGCCGCCGCTCGAACACGAGCTCGCCCACTGGTTCCCGGCCGACCGCGTCGACGCCGTCGCCGACCTCTACCGGGACATCTACCCCCGGTACGCCATCGGGCCGGCCCTTCCCATGCCCGGCGCCCGCGAAGCCGTCGAGGCCGTACGGGAGGCGGGGGGCCGGGCCGTCGTCGTCACCGCCAAGTACGAGCCCAACGCCGTGCTCCACCTCGAACACCTCGGCATCGAGCCCGACGCCGTCGTCGGTTCACTCTGGGCGGAGGCCAAGGCGGAGGCGCTGCGCACGCACGGCGCCGCCTACTACGTCGGAGATCACACCGGTGATGTACGGGGCGCGCGTACGGCCGGTGCGCTGTCGATAGCGGTGCCGACCGGGCCGTGTGACGCGGAGGAACTGCGCTCCGCCGGCGCCGACGTGGTCCTGGACGACCTGACGGCGTTCCCCGGCTGGCTCGCCTCCCGGCCGGCGCGGGTGTCCGGCGAGTCCGGCGAGTCCGGGGAGTCCGGCGAGTCCCGGGGGCCCCGGGCGCCGCAGGTTCCTCAGACGTCCCCCGCGCCCCTGGCCTGACGCCGCTGCGCCGCGATGGTGCGCAGCACTCCGGCCCCGGCCACGGCGAAGCCGAGACCCATCAGCATCGAGATCAGATAGGCGGCCGTCGGGAACGGCGGCCTGCCGAGGAAGAGGGGCGCCACCGTCACCACGGTGGCCACGGCGCCGATCAGGAAGATGACGCCGCCGGCACGTACGAGCCGGTCGCCGGGACCGGCGCCGTCCGCTGGGGTTTCACTGCTCACCCCACAAGGGTAGATCGGGAGCGGCGGCCCGGGACCGGGGGCCTCCGCCCCGCTCTCCGTTCCCCGTGAACGCTGAGGAACCACCCGGCGACTTCTTGTCACCGGGCGCGGGACCATTAGCCTGAGACCCGAAGGCCGCAAGGCCGCTCCACCGCTCTTTGAGCTGCTGTTTGTGTGTTTGCCATCCCCGACGAGTACGAGGACGAGGACAGACGTGCCTACCGGCAAGGTCAAGTGGTTCAACAGTGAGAAGGGCTTCGGCTTTCTCTCCCGCGACGACGGCGGCGACGTCTTCGTGCACTCCTCGGTGCTCCCGGCCGGAGTCGACGCGCTGAAACCCGGGCAGCGGGTCGAGTTCGGCGTGGTCGCGGGCAACCGGGGAGACCAGGCGCTCTCGGTGACCATCCTCGACCCGGCGCCCTCCGTCGCCGCGGCGCAGCGCCGCAGGCCCGACGAACTCGCCTCCATCGTCCAGGACTTGACGACCCTCCTGGAGAACGTCGGCGCCCAGCTCGAACGCGGCCGCTACCCGGACCGGGTGCACGGCCAGAAGATCGCGGGCATGCTCCGCGCCGTCGCCGACCAACTGGACGTCTGAGGCGGCGGTGCGGGGCCGGTCCCGCGGCGGGCGGTCCCAGCCGCCGGAGGGCGCCGGCGACCGGCCTCAGGCACCGCCCGGGAACGCCAGCGCGTGCGGGCCGAGGGGCGGCACCAGCCCTTCGGCTGCCGCGCGGGTGAGCAGCCCGCGCACCGCCGCGTATCCGGCCTCGCCGAGGTCCGCCGTGAACTCGTTGACGTAGAGGCCGATGTGCTGGTCGGCCACGGCCGGGTCCATCTCCTGGGCGTGCTCCAGCACATACGGCCGTGACGCCTCCGGGTCGTCCCAGGCCATCCTCACCGAGGTGCGCACGGCGTCCGCCAGCTCGCGCAGCCGCCGGTCGCCGAGCGAGCGCTTCGCGACGATGGCGCCCAGCGGGATCGGCAGGCCGGTGGTGCTCTCCCAGTGCTCGCCCATGTCGGCGAGGCAGTGCAGGCCGTAGTCCCGGTAGGTGAAGCGGGCCTCGTG from the Streptomyces xinghaiensis S187 genome contains:
- a CDS encoding HAD family hydrolase, which produces MASHPQPPTVGFDLDMTLIDSRPGIKAAFDVLADLTGTSIDTDLVVSRLGPPLEHELAHWFPADRVDAVADLYRDIYPRYAIGPALPMPGAREAVEAVREAGGRAVVVTAKYEPNAVLHLEHLGIEPDAVVGSLWAEAKAEALRTHGAAYYVGDHTGDVRGARTAGALSIAVPTGPCDAEELRSAGADVVLDDLTAFPGWLASRPARVSGESGESGESGESRGPRAPQVPQTSPAPLA
- a CDS encoding cold-shock protein; translation: MPTGKVKWFNSEKGFGFLSRDDGGDVFVHSSVLPAGVDALKPGQRVEFGVVAGNRGDQALSVTILDPAPSVAAAQRRRPDELASIVQDLTTLLENVGAQLERGRYPDRVHGQKIAGMLRAVADQLDV